The nucleotide window GCCGGCCGCGCGTAGCTGGTTGCGCCGTCCGGGAGACTGGGGGCATGGGCTACCTCGACGTCACCGGTGTCCGGCTCACGCTGCCGGACGGGCGGGTGCTGCTCGACGACGTGGCCTTCCGGGTCGGCGAGGGTGCGATCGCCGCGCTGGTCGGTGAGAACGGCGCCGGCAAGACCACGATGCTGCGGATCATCAGCGGCGACCTGGTGCCGGACGCCGGCTCGGTCGCACTCGTCGGCGGGCTGGGCATCATGCGCCAGTTCATCGGCTCGGTCCGCGACGACACCACCGTGCAGCGCTTCCTCGTCGACCTCGCCCCGCCCGCCGTCCGCGCCGCCTGGGACGCCGTGGAGGCCGCCGAGCTGGCGATGATGGAGGACGACGACGAGCCCACCCAGATGGCCTACGCCCACGCGCTGGGCACCTGGGGCGACGTCGGCGGGTACGACGTCGAGGTCACCTGGGACACCGTCACCGTCGCCGCCCTCGGCATGCCCTACGAGGACTGCAAGTACCGCGGGCTCAACAGCCTCTCCGGCGGTGAGCAGAAGCGGCTGGCGCTGGAGTGCCTGCTCCGCGGCCCCGACCAGGTGCTGCTGCTCGACGAGCCGGACAACTACCTCGACGTCCCGGGCAAGCGGTGGCTGGAGGAGCGGCTGCTGGAGACCCGCAAGACCGTCCTGTTCGTCACCCACGACCGCGAGCTCCTCGACCGGGTCGCCGACCGCGTGGTCACCGTCGAGGGCGGGACGGCGTGGGTGCACGCCGGCACCTGGGCGACCTACCCGGAGGCGCGGGCGGCCCGGCACGAGCGGATGGCCGACCTGCGCAAGCGCTGGGACGAGGAGCACGAGCGGCTCATCGACCTGACCCGCACGATGCAGCAGCTGGCCAAGAACTCACCCGACATGGCCGCCCGCTACCACGCGATGCAGACCCGGCTGGCCAAGTACGAGGCCGCCGGCCCGCCCCCGGAGCGGCCGCCGGACCAGCAGGTGCAGATGCGGCTGCGCGGCGGGCGCACCGGCGTCCGGGTGGTGATGGCCGAGCAGCTCCAGCTCACCGGGCTGATGAAGCCCTTCGACGTGGAGATCGAGTACGGCGACCGGGTCGCGGTGCTGGGCTCCAACGGCGCGGGCAAGTCGCACTTCCTGCGGCTGCTGGCCGGTCAGGACGTCGCGCACACCGGCGGCTGGAAGCTCGGGTCGCGCGTCGTCCCCGGTTTCTTCGCCCAGACCCACGCCCACCCGGAGTGGCTGGACAGGACCCTGGTCGACCTGCTGTGGCACGGCGAGGGCGACCGGCCCGGCATCGACCGCGGCCGGTCGATGGCCACGCTGCGCCGCTACGGCCTGGCGCCCTCGGGTGACCAGCTGTTCCGGTCGCTGTCCGGTGGGCAGCAGGCCCGGTTCCAGGTGCTGCTGCTGGAGCTGTCCGGGGCGACGCTGCTGCTGCTCGACGAGCCCACCGACAACCTCGACGTGCTGAGCGCGGAGTCGCTGGAGGCCGCGATCGGCGCCTTCGACGGCACGGTGATCACGGTGACCCACGACCGCTGGTTCGCCCGCACCTTCGACCGCTTCCTGGTCTTCGGTTCCGACGGGCAGGTGCGCGAGACGCCCGAGCCGGTCTTCGACGAGGGCCGGGTCCAGCGCGCCCGCTGAGACCTGCCGGCGCGCGGCACCCGGCTCGGGCGGGTGTTGCGGCGGACAACGGCCCGGTCGGGGGAGGATCAGCGGGACCGGGCAGCGTCCCGTCCACCCCGTCGCGGGCCTCCTCCTGCGACCCGCCGTCTCAGGAGGGAGTGCACCGTGCCGGGCAACGACGAGTGGCGCAACTGGGCCGGCAACCAGACGGCCACCGGCCTCACCGTCGAGCACCCGTCGGGCACCGGCGAGATCGCCGCCGTGGTCGCCGCGGCCGCTGCCTCCGGTCGGCGGGTCCGACCGATCGGCAGCGGGCACTCCTTCTCCGGCATCGGGGTCCCCGAGCAGGTGCAGCTGGTGCTCGACCGGCACGCCGGGGTGGTGGACGTCGACGACGCGGGCCGGGCGACCGTGCGGGCCGGCACCCCGCTGCACCGGCTGAACCGCGAGCTGGCCGCGCACGGCCGGGCGCTGACCAACCTGGGCGACATCGACCGGCAGACCATCGCCGGTGCGGTGTCCACCGGCACGCACGGCACCGGCGCGCGGTTCGGTGGCATCGCCAGCTCCGTCCGGGCACTGGAGCTCGTGCTCGCCGACGGCCCGGTGCTGCACTGCTCGCCGGAGGAGCACCCGGACGTGTTCTCCGCCGCCCGGGTCGGGCTGGGCGCGCTGGGCGTGCTCAGCACGGTGACCCTGCAGACGGTGCCGGCGTTCGCGCTGCACGCCGTCGAGGCCCCGGCGCGGTTGCCCGACCTGCTCGCCGATCTCGACGCGGTCATGACCTCCACCGACCACGTCGAGTTCTACTGGTTCCCGCACACCGAACGGTGCACCACCCTGCGCAACACCCGGGTGCCGCTGGCCGAGGCGGCCCCGCCCCCGCGCTGGCGGATGGTCTGGGAGGACGAGGTGGTCGGCAACGCCGCGTTCGGGGCGGTGGTGGCCGCCGGCCGGGCGGTGCCGGCGCTGGTCCCGCCGTTGGCCCGGCTCGCGGCCGCCGGCATGGCCGGCGGCGAGCGCACCGACGTCGCGCACCGGGTCTTCGTCGCCCGCCGCCGGGTGCGGTTCCGGGAGATGGAGTACGCCGTCCCCCGGGAGGCCGCGGCCGAGGTGCTCCGCGAGCTGCACCGGACGGTCGCCGCGAGCGGCTGGCGGGTGCCGTTCCCGGTCGAGGTCCGGTACGCCGCCGCCGACGACGTCCCGCTGTCCCCGGCCGCGGACCGTCCGACGGCGTGGATCGCCGTGCACGTGCCGGCGCGCAGCGAGCCGGGGGAGTACTTCGCCGCGTTCGAGGCGATCGCCCGGGCCGTCGGCGGGCGGCCGCACTGGGGCAAGCTGCACGGCCTCGGCTCTGCCGACCTGCGCGAGCTGTACCCCCGCTTCGACGAGTTCGTCGCGCTGCGCGACCGGCTCGACCCCACCGGGCTGCTCGGCAACGCCCACCTGGACCGGGTGCTGGGCACGGCTGGGGTGGCGTGACGCCGACCGACGCCGTTGCCGCGCCGCTGGTCGGCCGCGGCTGGACCGCGCGCTTCGCGGTGATCTGGCTCGGGCTGTGGGCCGCGCAGCTCGGACCGGTCCAGCTGCTGCTCCCGGTGCAGCTGGCCGGACTGGACCCCGCCCACAAGGTGCGGGACCTCGCCCTGGTCAACGGGCTCGCCGGACTCGCCGCGCTGCTCGCCCTGCCGGTGTTCGGCGCGCTGTGCGACCGCACCCGCAGCCCGTTCGGCCGCCGCCGGTCGTGGGTCGGCGGTGGCGTGCTGGTCTACGCGGCCGGGCTGCTCGCCACCGGGGCGGCCGGCAGCTGGCCGGCGGTCGCGGCCGGCTGGCTGGTCGCCCAGCTGGGCCTGTACGCCGCGATGACGGGGCTCACCGCGACCATCGCCGACCAGGTCCCCCCGGGACGGCGGGGCGCGGTCTCGGCGGCCGTCTACGGACCGCAGGCGCTGGGCATCGTGGTCGGGCTGGGCTTGGTGACCGCCGCCGGCGCCGGCGAGGACCCGGCACGGGCCGGTCGTGGGTACCTGGCGCTGGCGGTCGTGCTGGTGGCCGGGGCGCTGCCGTGGCTGGTGCGGTCCCGCGACGTCGTCCCCGCGCCGCTGCCGGTGACCGGCGCCGACCGGGACCCGTCGCGGGACCGGGACTACCGGTGGGCGTTCGCCGGCCGGCTGCTGGTCAACCTGGGCAACGCGCTCGGGACGACGTACCTGCTGTACTTCCTGACCGACGACCTGCAGGTGCCCGACCCGGACGGCGCACTGCTGCAGCTGACCGTCGTCTACCTGGTCGCCACCATCGCCACCTCCTGGGGCGGCGGGGTGCTGTCGGACCGGCTCGGCCGGCGGCGCCCGTTCGTGGCCGGGGCCGCCGTCCTGCAGGCGCTGGCCTGTCTCGTGCTGGTGGTCGCCCCGAGCTGGCCGAGCGCGCTGGTCGCCGGGCTGCTGCTGGGCGCCGGCTACGGGGCCTACACCTCCGTCGACCAGGCGCTGGTGACCGAGGTGCTGCCCGACGCGCGCACCCCGGCCGGTGACCTCGGGGTGATGAACGTGGCGCTGGTCGCCCCGCAGGCACTGGCCCCGCTGCTGGCC belongs to Modestobacter sp. L9-4 and includes:
- a CDS encoding ABC-F family ATP-binding cassette domain-containing protein; translated protein: MGYLDVTGVRLTLPDGRVLLDDVAFRVGEGAIAALVGENGAGKTTMLRIISGDLVPDAGSVALVGGLGIMRQFIGSVRDDTTVQRFLVDLAPPAVRAAWDAVEAAELAMMEDDDEPTQMAYAHALGTWGDVGGYDVEVTWDTVTVAALGMPYEDCKYRGLNSLSGGEQKRLALECLLRGPDQVLLLDEPDNYLDVPGKRWLEERLLETRKTVLFVTHDRELLDRVADRVVTVEGGTAWVHAGTWATYPEARAARHERMADLRKRWDEEHERLIDLTRTMQQLAKNSPDMAARYHAMQTRLAKYEAAGPPPERPPDQQVQMRLRGGRTGVRVVMAEQLQLTGLMKPFDVEIEYGDRVAVLGSNGAGKSHFLRLLAGQDVAHTGGWKLGSRVVPGFFAQTHAHPEWLDRTLVDLLWHGEGDRPGIDRGRSMATLRRYGLAPSGDQLFRSLSGGQQARFQVLLLELSGATLLLLDEPTDNLDVLSAESLEAAIGAFDGTVITVTHDRWFARTFDRFLVFGSDGQVRETPEPVFDEGRVQRAR
- a CDS encoding D-arabinono-1,4-lactone oxidase, encoding MPGNDEWRNWAGNQTATGLTVEHPSGTGEIAAVVAAAAASGRRVRPIGSGHSFSGIGVPEQVQLVLDRHAGVVDVDDAGRATVRAGTPLHRLNRELAAHGRALTNLGDIDRQTIAGAVSTGTHGTGARFGGIASSVRALELVLADGPVLHCSPEEHPDVFSAARVGLGALGVLSTVTLQTVPAFALHAVEAPARLPDLLADLDAVMTSTDHVEFYWFPHTERCTTLRNTRVPLAEAAPPPRWRMVWEDEVVGNAAFGAVVAAGRAVPALVPPLARLAAAGMAGGERTDVAHRVFVARRRVRFREMEYAVPREAAAEVLRELHRTVAASGWRVPFPVEVRYAAADDVPLSPAADRPTAWIAVHVPARSEPGEYFAAFEAIARAVGGRPHWGKLHGLGSADLRELYPRFDEFVALRDRLDPTGLLGNAHLDRVLGTAGVA
- a CDS encoding MFS transporter, encoding MTPTDAVAAPLVGRGWTARFAVIWLGLWAAQLGPVQLLLPVQLAGLDPAHKVRDLALVNGLAGLAALLALPVFGALCDRTRSPFGRRRSWVGGGVLVYAAGLLATGAAGSWPAVAAGWLVAQLGLYAAMTGLTATIADQVPPGRRGAVSAAVYGPQALGIVVGLGLVTAAGAGEDPARAGRGYLALAVVLVAGALPWLVRSRDVVPAPLPVTGADRDPSRDRDYRWAFAGRLLVNLGNALGTTYLLYFLTDDLQVPDPDGALLQLTVVYLVATIATSWGGGVLSDRLGRRRPFVAGAAVLQALACLVLVVAPSWPSALVAGLLLGAGYGAYTSVDQALVTEVLPDARTPAGDLGVMNVALVAPQALAPLLAGLVIGELGGYGVLFAVAGTVTVLGAVSTNRIRSVR